The region GTCCACTCATCACCCCTTCACAGCCCCTCATCCCGACCACCAACAACTTATCTACTCTTCCGATCAGTCCAAACTAGAAAATGTAAATCCCTCTGTATTATGAGTTGAGTTGTACGTGTCACCCCTTGCATGTAGATACGCAGTTTGCACTATGACCTTGTTGTCAATGGGGTGGAGCTTGGAGGAGGGTCTATACGTATCCACTCTGAGGATCTACAGAGGGACGTATTCAAGAATATTCTCAAAGTACAGTTATTGTGTGACAATGCTGCAACTGTGTACCTGTACGCTGCAGGATTTCAATTATCAGTTTGTTGCTTTACAGGTTCCGGTTGAAGAATTCTCTCATTTGTTGCGGGGACTGTCCTCCGGCTGCCCACCTCACGGAGGGATCGCTCTAGGTGCCACTACCATAATTACTACTATTGCTGAAATCTTAAGTCCAGTGGTTGCGTGCGTATTGTGTGACTACCGTAGTCTCGTCACTAATATTGGAATTTTTTCCTTGCATTGCTGCAGCTGTAAACTTTTTTTTGTCTGCAGGTTTTGATCGCCTAATGGCTGTACTCTGTCAGAGCAGCAGTGTGAGAGAGGTGATAGCATTCCCCAAATCGTATCAGAGCAAGGACTTGCTAACTGGTGCCCCCTCTAGTTTGGACAAACAGACATTAGCAACTTATCACATAATACCCAAAAACAATTGAACAATTCACAAATGTGTTTCTAGTCTTAGTGTTGCTATTTTTTTGTTGACTTCCTCAATCTCTTGTTCCACTTTCGATACGTTGTTGTTCACCTCTTGCAACTGTTGAAGATGACGAAAGTTTGATAATTTTGTGGTATGAGCATAcctactatataattataggttacCTTGGAAACCTGGAGCTTGTTGAGTTTAATTCTAACGCTGAGATCATTCTGTAGCTTAGCAACTTCCTTCTGTGCCCCTTCAAGCTCTGGTGGTCCTGTCGTCTCAATCAGACGTAGTTTCTTGTGTTCTTCATTTTTCACCtatataaaaataatattgtgTGAGTGAGATGCGTGTGATTGATGAAATACTTACCTTAGCTTCCAGTGTTGATATTGATGTCTTCAAAGTGCCCAACTCGCGTTCCTGTGATAGAATGTTACCAGTAAGCTCCTCCTTTCTTCTTTGAAGGTCTGCTTCTTCCCTCTCTTCCTCGATCAAAGCTTCTTGTAGAGCGGCAAAATCATCCTCAAGTTCAGGTGGGAGGGAGCTGATGTCCACCGGAAATGACACCTGCAAGTTAACACAACAAAAACAGGCTGAGTGTGAGCAATGTTTTTTGTTGAGGCTTCACCTTTTTCTGTGATGGGTGATTTGGTGCTGTTAGCGTCCTGTAGTCGAGCAACTGTTTCCTAAGTCTTCTAATAATAGTGAGAATGTCTCTCATCTTTGCTTTCTTGGAGCGAGGTTGTAATGGTGTAGGTGGATCCCTCTTCCGTGCCGCAACTTTACAGCAATGGTATCTTCTCTTTGTTCTGGACCAGAAATTGTTTTTTGTATATTATATGTAGGTAAAAATATCTCTTACCTTCTTGATTTGTACAGTTTACTAGAGCTTTTCTTGATTAACTGTAGCAGAGGTTCATCTTGGCACCCAAACCCCCAACCGTCCAACACATTCATCACTCTCTCTCTTGGGCGTATCATTCGAGAGCACCCTCCCCATGTCTCCAGGAGAATGTGGGGTGAACTGCTCTTGGATTGAGGCACTAGTCTGTAGTAAGAAATGTGAGAGATGGCAACTACACACTTAGACTGAAGTAGTTAACTGTGAACAGtgttgctagctagctagagctatgtTATAAACAGACTCCGATTTTTATGTATTAAAATTAAATACTGAATAGTTGAAGTAGTCTAGATCTAAGCAGTTAGATCATGAGGTCAGCTAGAGACAGTCTCACCTCCTGATGACATCCTCAGCTGTATCAGACCAACTGATAGTGCTCACGACTCTTTCATTGCCTCCAACAAGAACAACTATACGCCTCTCCATCTTTGCAGCACAGCAGCTAGAAGctaccagcccctcccctacCTTGCAAGGTGGAACAAGCCACGCCTCTAAACCTCCCCCATGGAGTTTTGCACATGGCTTTGCGCTAAATTTTTCTctaaagctaagaagcttctGAAGAGACAAGATGAGCTGCAACTACATTGTGACAGCCTACAAGCCTACAGCTGTCACAGAGGCGGTGGTTGGAAATTTTACATCCCCTACTGATCTGAATCTGATCCAAGCCAAGGGCAACAGTCTTGTGGTCAACCTAGTCACCCCTGAGGGCCTCAAACCAGTAGTGGAGGTCTCTATCTATGGCAGGATCTCACTAATGCAGCTAATGAGGCCTAAAGTAGGCTTACGATTTTCGTTTAAGTATCGTTAATTGATTGATTGACTGTAGGAGGAGCCGCAAGATATGCTGGTATTGATGACAGCTCGCTACCATCTCATTGTCATATCTTATGACAAAGCGAGCGGAGAGATTATCACTAGAGCTCATGGGGACattaaggtataattataatacacagCACCCGTGCATTGTGagcatgcaatgcaatgttCGTTCAGGATCGAGTGGCTCGTCCGACAGAGGGCCGACAGAATGGAATAGTGGATCCAGAGTGTCGAGTGATTGCTCTCCATCTGTATGCTGGGCTACTCAAGGTGGTACCTCTACAGTTGGACTCAGGGGATCAGTTGACCGCGTTCAACATCCGATTGGACAATCTCTACGCCATTGATGTCCAGTTCCTCCCCGGCTTCAAGCAGCCTACCATCGCCTACCTCGCTGAGGCAAGAAATTAATCTCTTTAAGAATATTAGAAACAAAGGTCTATACAGACAGTAATTATGCAGTTTATGGTTGAATAGTTTTGTGGAGGTAAACTGTGTAAAATTCACTTAGGGGAGGGTAGTGAGCGTACCCCCTGGATCATTATTCCCTCTAAAAATTCACTTTCACCCCTCCCCCTGGATAAAGGCCTGACTGGTGTTGTATGGTTTTTGATGATGGTGTACCTGTTTCTCTTACCCCAGGAGCCAGACGGTCGTGTGTTGAAGACTTTCACCATCTCCATCAAAGATAAGGACAGGGAGAACAGCTCGTGGAAAAAGTTCACCGTCGAGTCCCAAGCCTCGCTTATCAAGCCACTCCCACTTCCTGTGGGTGGGGCACTCGTGGTAGGCGCTGAGACCATCGCATATTATAACAAAGAAGTTCAATACACCATTGATACACCTATCATCAAGGTTTGTCATCACCCCCTTGTTTTGTGCGTCTTAAAGCTACAATtaatgtgtaataattattaccatcaTCGCAATTATTTTATTTAGAGTGCAAGTACAATTGAAATTACattattactgtacatgtactgtcttCTACAATCCTTTGCCTTAGAACTGTACCGTCATAGTATAGTATgatgcataccgtatagcgagtaatgttcgtggggtaaaatatttgttattttcgtgggcaagctgacttccaatgaaattttaacgtaggcgtggcttaccggaatgcAGGCAGgtaacgagactaaacgaaattttactcacgaaaaccaccgtttctcgagttgaacgaattttttaccccacgaaaattacccgctatacggtacatcatTATCATCCCTATCAGTATGTGCACTCATGCATAGTACAATGGAATGACACGTGTCGTTCTGTGCAGGAGTTGATGGTGAGTTGTCTCCACCTGGTGGACAACACTCGTTGCCTTATCGGTGACTCACGTGGGCGACTGCTCATGCTGTTtgtggagtgtgagggtgGGAGAGGTGTGGAGGATGTGGAGCGTGTGAAGGGGCTCAAGCTAGAGCTACTGGGGGAGGTGGTCTCTCCCTCCACTCTCGCTTATCTCGACAATGGGGTCGTGTTTGTGGGGTCAACCTTTGGAGACCcccaacttgtcaaggtgagtaTGTCAAGTATGTCATCTGTGCAGTCTAATTGTACCATCTAGAAttactgctacatgtatataagaaATTATAGGAGATTTAAtggttgcaatagtaattctgTAGCTATTTTTGTTTTATGTTGCCAGCTGTTGGCGGATGCAGATGAGAGTGGAGGATACCTCCAGGTGTTGGAGAGTGCCAGTAATATCGGACCTATTGTAGACATGTGCGTGGTGGATATGGATAAGCAGGGACAAGATGTGGTGAGGGTGTAAATGAATACTGAAACATCACAGCTGTGATGcccccccctctcccctcTGTTCAGGTGGTCACCTGCTCTGGTTATGGGAAGGACGGCTCTTTGAGGGTGATCCGTAGTGGGATAGGAATCAATGAACTGGCCTCCATTGATCTCTCAGGGGTTAAAGGTCAGATCGCTAGCACAGTGTTAAGCATGTTAACATGTCCTGTATAATAAATTAGAACTTTCTAGTGGTACTGAACACAAATACAAGTACACTGAGTAAAGTTAATAAAGAGCCCACTGCCAGTCGTGGACTTCTTAAAAGTCTAGCTGTTTACACACTTTTTGTAACCGGCCCTCCCTATTTTGTACCTGCAGGTGTATGGTCAATCCACACTGGCATGAGTGATGATTGGACACACAACTGTCTGGTGGTGTCCTTTGTGGGTCAGACAACCTTCCTCTCCCTGAGTGGAGAGGAGGTGGAGGAGGCAGAGCTTGAGGGCCTCGCTGCAGACCAGCAGACCTATCACTGTGCCAACGTTGGAGGGAAGAGAATACTTCAGGTGAGCGTGACAGGGGATGGATTACGCTGCAGATATGCTAGCTGCTGACATGAGTCAATGTGAAGCAGATGAGAAACAGCGAAGGCCTCTGGTCAAAAGCGTTGATAGGGAGGAGTGTTCAtatgtatatacgtgtattGAATAGTTGTAACTCGGCTCCCTTCTCCCAGGTAACCTCTCAATGTGTTCGACTAGTGAATGAGGAGTCTCTCAgctgtgtgtggtgagtgAGTGGTCAGGACAGCTAGTGTGTTatcctaaccccccccccctcctcctacCCCCTCGCAGTCAGTGGGAGCCCCCCTCGGGTAAGAACATCAGCACTGCCTCCAGTAATGCAGAGCAGGTCGTGATTGCCGTGGGGAAGAAGCTGTTCTACCTGGAGATTACCAACGATGCTATCAAACAAATAACGTGTGTGCAATCTGCACTCTATCGTACAAGAACACATCTGTATTATAGACAGACTAATTTATAGTCCTTCCTAAAATTGCAGCTTATGATTGTTGTTGTGTATGTAATGTAGGTAGGCTATATTACATCCCCCCTGCAGTGAAGCGGTGATGGAGTACGAGGTGGCGTGTGTGGATGTGACCCCCCTGGGAGATGAAAGGAAGAGCAGCATTGCCACCATTGGCCTCTGGACTGACATTTCAGTGAGGGTGCTCACTCTACCTTCTCTGGAAACCATTTACACTGAACCTATCCCAGGAGGTAGGTACTCACATAACCAGCATGTCACATTCATACGACTTATATTGGGGGATAGAAAGCGGGGGAGAGGGTGAGGAAGAAAGGGGACAGGGAGAGAGTATTCTTGTGTATAATCATGTGATTGTCACATGCAGATATTATTCCTCGCTCTATTCTGATGGTTGTGTTCGGGGGAATAGCCTATCTCCTGTGTGCCCTTGGTGATGGTACTCTGCTCTACTACCAGTTGGAGCCCACCACTGGCCGACTCTTCTCTAGCAAGAAGGTCGTACTGGGTACAAAGCCTGTCACATTGAAGACCTTCAAGTCAAGTGACAGTCACGTGACCAATGTGTTTGCCTGCTCTAATCATCCAACCATCATCTACTCCAATAATCAGAAGCTTCTCTTTTCAAACGTCAATCTTaaggtacatgtgtgtatgtgtttgcTTATCAGTCAGCTGAAACCGaatcaactacatgtacaattagcATGAAATGCAAGATAATGCTCAGACGATTTAAAAACCCTGAGGGGCACCCACTTAACCCCCCCTCCCTAAAATATCATGTGCTATCGCACATGGATATCTAGCTCAACCCCCCTgcatctttttttttttataaaggAAGGCTTGATTTGTGTTTGTATAGGAGGTGAACTACTTATGCAGTCTGAGCTCTGAGGCGTTCCAAGACTGCCTGGCTGTGGTTGATGACACCACTCTCACCATCGGCTCTGTCGATGACATACAGATGCTACACATACAGAGTATTCCCTTGGGCGAGTCACCAAGGTAACTCATTAACCAGCTGCTTTTTACGTGTATcaagcacacgcacaccagaggaggtccgacatgcgtgcacgaatcactacaagttcagtgcattgatgtcattgcggtcatgTGATAACGTACAGACCAAATgtactagcacttgtagtgatttgtgcacgcaTGCCGGACCTTCTctgcacgcacacgcacacacacacgcacatacacacacacacacacacacacacacgcacatacacaggCGTATAGCGTACCAGGAGAGCTCAGGAACATTCTTAGTGGCCAGTTCTCGTATTGATACAACCAACAGCGACAACCCCGGTCGCTTTCAGCCAAGCCGAGAGAGGTGAGTCCTCCAATCAGATTTAAGCTTTGCCTTCATTTACTCCCCCCTTACTTCAGTGTGAGCACGTCATTGGGAAATCtcacagtgggtgtggctccaGATGGATTGGCTGCACCTCTTCCAGACATATCCGGAGAGGTTGAAGTATTCTCATTGATACTCTATGATCAGAATTCGTTTGAAGGTGAGGTCAATTTTATTGCCATATTTTAATTTATccatctcccccccccccccctctcagcAATCCATGGCTACCAGCTGTGCCCGATGGAGCATGCTCTGAGCATCACCTCGTGTCCACTGGGGGCGGGGGATTCTCAACAGGTTTATTACATTGTGGGAACAGCTTTCGTTAATCACATGGAGAGGGAACCCACCCAGGGAAGGGTGCTCGTGCTGGAGGTCACTGAAGGTCAGTTGCCTGTACACTTAATTCTTAACCCCTGTGTAAGCAGCAGCGTTGAAGCTTTgaaacagccataactttggttccgttggtccaataatgttaattttatgattttctgaaagcttaaaggagctcgttcagatggtatgctcaaatcccaaattttGGAATGGGCTATAATTTCCTACCATgggatatataattatagcctatagTATTTTGTCAAAACAGGGCCAACATAGACTTTTAATTTTAACACACCATCTGAAATGCCTCTCTAAGCTACATGTGTATCAGAAAATTTTAACGTGATTGGACCAACggctaaagttatggccgtttcTTTAATTAACgttatgtatatgtatacgaGACATTATTGTCTAAAGAAGTAGTTTTGTAGAGTTTATAAAGACGCTTGGtggcatgtactgtatgttatGTAATTCCCCTCAGGGCGAATATTGCGACTGATTCACGAGCAGCTTCGTGACGGGGCAGTGTATCAGGTGGTGTCGTTTGGGGGACAGCTGGTCATCTCTGTCAACAGTCTGGTCTCCGTGGCATCTTGGAGTGAGGACTCATTGACTCTCTCTGAAGAGGCAAAGTACACAAACAACattctctctctctttgtTAAGACCAAGGGAGACTTTATATTGGTGAGTAGTgaagacccccccccccccacattgTCACAACAGAAAATGTTGCCTTTGTTGCAGATGCAGTGTACTATAAATGTATGTAGAAACAGCAAATAAAGTCATCCcgtacatatgtacatgtaaaaccAGCTAAGTAGATTCTGTTTCTCATCAGCCACAACTGGCGCTGATGAGAAACAAGGAATCACTTTGCCTGGCCCAatttattatacacattatGTAGTTTATAATATTCAAACAATGCAAGCCCCTCTCCCATATCCCCAGGTGGGTGACCTCATGCGATCATTGAAGCTCCTCCGCTTCACTGTGGATGGAGTCAAGAGCTCTCTAACGGAGATAGCACTCGATGTGAACATGAATCCCTCCTTCCTGTCGGCCATAGAGATGCTGGACGACGAGAATTACATCGGAGCTGACGGTAGACACATCTTCACCTGTCAGAAAAACACGTACGTAAAAATGGACACTCTTGTGATAGTGTTTGAACTCCTTGAACATTCATTATAGCGACAGCTAGTATATTAAAGTATGTATATTGTATATAGAGCAGCATTCCCTTTAATATATTGTAATTGCATCTGAAATTCTCGTTTGATTATGGGAATGGATGGATGCCTTTTTTTTAATAGCAGACAATTGCATTTTAGTATGACCTATAATCAGCAGTtgttacccccccccccccccccatcccgCTCAATACAGTGAGGCAGCTGTGGAACAGGACATGCTGTACATGTCTCAACCATCTCGTATCTACATTGGAGACAACGTGAATGTGTTTGGTAGAGGTGAGGGATCTGAGGTTGTGGGTTAGAGCTAGGTACATGTGTTTGGTAGAGGTGAGGGATCTGAGGTTGTGGGTTAGAGCTAGGTACATGTGTTTGAATCTTGACCATGCACCTGTCATGTGTGTACAGGCTCTCTGGTGATGGAGCATCCTGGCTCTGGCCCCTCCCCCATTCAGGGAAAGCCCCTGTTATTTGGCACTGTTCACGGGGCGATCGGTCTCATTGGACATCTCACTCGAGATACGTTCTCCCTCCTCTCCAAGCTACAAGATAACATGGCCAAGGTGGTGACTAGTGTGGGGAGCATAGAGCACAGTGTGTATCCTCTCAACAGCTACAAGGAGATTGTTGACCATTAATTATcaattattatattaaagttTCCTTGACAATCTTGTGTGATCAGATATCGATCATTTGCCAATGATCACAAGACGAAGGTGGCGGAAGGCTTCATTGATGGAGACCTAGTGGAGAGATTCCTTGACTTGTCTCAAGCACAGATGAACGACATTGTTGCAGGAATCAAGGTAAACACAAAGCTCGTTACGAACTAGCtactattgtataattacagtTTTGTGTAACTCTATATCAATATTGAGTGTGCTGTCTGCCCTTTGATAATAGAGAATGTGCTTGAGAACTGAGGAAGAATCGTCTATGCATGTCATGGTGTCCTGCTTAATCTACATTACATACCGTCAAGAGTTTATAAatgagagagtatcgaacgtaggcatactgtgtatcagtatgcggagagtaacgtgacttcctgtatctgtcacaagcttagAATTTGACACTgtccaatccaagtgtgggtgatgtaatctataaTACTCTCTCCTCTATTATAAACTCTTAATACCGTACACGAATGACTTTTCAGCTGAGAGTTAATTGGGACTCTTAATTGTCTTTATTTTCTTTGGTATATTATGCAGACTATGGACGCCCAGGGACAGGAAGTGGATGCCCAAATCGATGATGTCATTAAACTAGTGGAAGACTTCTCCAGACTACATTGATTACTTAGGACACCACCCTTTCAATTAATGTATTTCTACTGTTTATTGTgactatataatattatgtgcacAGCATTTAATCACTTCAGTACGCTTATTAATTAAATCAATTTTTGTTGAAGAACTGCATATTGATAACAAAATTACATAATTAGGAGTGATTTGAGAAAAAACAAcactaatataataataatgcatgtAGTGTAATAAACCtatacacactacacactgcacaccACAGCTACGTGTCAAAATATAGTTCAGTCTTTTGCATCCCTTTCTTTCATGTGGGAGTAATCAGGGGGGACTAATGCGAGGGGCGGGGGACGTAGCGAGGAGAGGACAGGCATCAGCGACGCTATGTCCGTTTGGAAGGAGGAGGGGAGGagggaagtgggtgtggccttgtCGCTCTGCAGGGATGGAGTGTACAGTGGATGAGATGTGTAGAGCTGCGTCTATAGTACATGAGTGCATATTATATTGCATTGTGTAACCACCTCAAGAAACAGTTGGATTGGAAAATTAATGCCTATAGACACAGTGactgaaactgaaactgaCCTTTTGCTCCTCTGATCCTCCTAATTTGTATGCCCCAAGATCCACCTCCTCGTAGCCGGCCGAGGACATCCTCACATCGTACTGCTCGGGAGGTGTAGTGGGCGGGGCCATGGTGGTGGTtgtggtggtgggtggtgggtcTGGTTGATGTAGACAGGTCTGAATGAGGGCCTTCCCAGCCTCTGAGGTGATCATGGGTTGTAACTTGGGTGTGGCAAAGGTGTACACATGACCTGTCTCTGAGGCAACCATCAGCATCACCTGTGGATACAAACAATCTCCATTAATGGTATTGTAATGTTGCTAGGAGACTACTCTACATACCGCAGATAATAAACACAAGTGTACACAATCTTATTATCTTACTTAGCCACAACAAACATGTTGAGAGCTAATCGACAAAGCAGcggaataataataatttacaaAAATGTCTACACTCACCTGCGTGCCAGTCAGTGTGCTCAACTCGTACGCTTTCTTCATAATGTTCGACTTTCGCTTTGAGAATGTTGTGTATCGTCTCAGCTTGTTCTTAATGTACTTCATGGGTATCTTGACACGCCCTCGAGTCTTCTTGCCCGGGGCTGGTTTAGGCTTTGGTTTGCCTGCGTCCTCGTCACTATCGCTGACCTCTGATCCTACCCCCTCGGCTGACGGCTGCTCGTCACGTGACTACAAACAATAGATAGagagttatatacatgtacacagtgcatCTAAGacatatgtacagtacataccaTGCACAAACTCTCAGTACAACATAAAACAGGGAGTCCTAATGTTACTGACAGTAAGGGTCTCCcaagtacaatgtacagtacacatacaGTAGTATGCCCTTTTCCTCTTTCCCCCTCTCTCCATTGAATTCAACAgttactgtaataattattgtacgatTATTGTACTGATACTGGAACACAAACTACTATTGAAACTCCTCCCCTCTACACACTCACGCTTGAGCCGGGTCCATCTGCTTGTGAAGTGAGGAACTGAGTGGCCAGATCCGACTGACTATACGCCACACTGGAACTTGAGGTGAGGTAACCTTCCCCGTACACTGGGGATCTCAACATGGCGTCGTGGGTGTGTCCATTCTTAGGAGGGAGGGCAGTCTGGTCATGTACAGTGTGGGGTGGGTTGAGGAGCATTGCTGCTTGTGCCATTGTCAGGTTGTTAAAATATTCAGAAGCATGCTGTTCGCTCATCTGAAGAGCAGCTGAACTTGGGGAGATGGCAACCTGCAGTATGGAGAGAGAGAATGAAAACTCAGCCTCTAGATTTTCTCTACTCTACATGTATTCTCTTTAAACCGAAACCTTATCTTCTCAAAGATATAGAAATAcagtaccacacacacacacacacacacacacacacacacaacacacacacacatcattgtCAAGTGTACAATACACAACAATGTAGTATAGTATAAGCTAGTAGTACTGTCAACCTCGGTATACACATAACAATGCAACACAAGTGAAGTGCACTATGAGCAACAACACTCACCAACACTTGATGAAGTTCCCCACAGTGAATCTCCAATATTCCGCCAGCTTTCAACATTTCCTCCTGCTCCGGAGAGACGGGTAGCACCTCCTCCCTCACCACCGTCGCCAGGCAACAAACCAGCTCCACCTCTTTGGACAATTGTGGGTAGACCATCTCGACGTGACAGCTTTCTTTCTTAGACACCTTCACTAGTTGTATCGAAGGCCGTGAAATCATCAAGAACCCACCAAACCAGTCCATGAATTGAGCGAGTTGGCCAACGGTGAGCTTGGAGAAATTCTCATCAACTTTTAAGACGAGCTCACAGAATTCTGATTGTGATGGTGGCTCGTAATAGGAAGGACACTCCAACATGTTTCGTTTCGAGAATTCATTGAATTGAGTCTTATACTGTTCAAGTTTTGCTTTGTCTGATTCCGAGCCGAGCTTGTTGATAAGTGTATCGAGTAGCGAGTAGTTGAAGAAAGAAGTGAGAGAGGAGACAAATTGTACCAGTTGTGCGTGAGTGTTGGCTTCTTTGAGAGTGGACAGCTGGTGGGAAAGGAGTGGGGTGTGTGCGTGAGGGGGTAAGAAAGCTTCGATACCCTGGAGCAGCTGAGAAATAGTATCAACGGGAACACGACGATTAGTTAGCGACTTCAACACAGACGATTCTAAAGTCGAGAACAAGCCGGATATCTGCTGGTGTTCGAGACAAAGCTTTCCGATTCGAATCAGCCGGTTGGAATCAGAGACACCGTCCATATCGAGGTTAGGGAGAGCCCCTAAGAGAGAAGGGGAGGGCTTAGGGCAACCTTTCTTGAGGAAAGTGCTGACAGTGCAGTTGCCACAGTCGCAGAGTGTCGACAAGTGAGCTTCGTCGATGGCAACAGAGTGTCCATTCTGACTCTTGTCCGAGACTTGTGCTTTCGATCGCTTCTGCCTCTTGGAAGAACTGGGTAGCACTAATTGAGAGAAAGAACTGAATGTAATATATAGGGTCACACTTAAACAGCTATTTGAATAGAAACTTGGGTACTGATCACTTACAATCTGTCATTATGGCATTTACAAAGCCAGAAGTACTTTAATGCTGTATGATCCAGGTGACAGTTTGGCACACTGACTCGATTAGAAAGGAGACATCATCAACGAAGTCAAGACGATCTCATGGGCTGGCTAAAGGAGTGGTTTTAGTTGACAACATACACCCCTGGTGTTGAGGGGATTTCCCAAACAAGAGATAGaagagggcgtggccagactaaaTGTTATCCAATGTACACAAGAACTTGTCGGTTGGCTGTCTGTGTACAAGTGTGGTTCACTGTGACCTGTGCTCAGATGATAATGGACTTCTCCTACCAGAAAACTGTTATTAAAGATATTAGAACACTAAAGCCAGGTACGTAgtagatatatacatgtcgTCAAACCACGAACCAAATGCCTTTCTTTCCtcctacgtacatgtacaggctcCCACGTTAGAGTGATTCGTATGTCAAGCTCCTCCAGCAAGCATGGCTTATATGACCACCACATGTTGGTAGCGAGTGTCCCGACCCAtcgcaagcagctgcatgtcaTCCACTACTCCCAGGCTGGAGGGGAGGGTGCAGGATCACTCAATAGCTTCGGGTTCGGAGGCGGAGAGGAAGGGGGAGCAGCTGAAGTGCTCGAGGAAACTGTTACAATCTCTGATGGGGACACGATTGAGTTACTCGAGTACCCTGGCAATGTCAAGTGCTTTTCAGCTGAGGAATCAATTCAGAGAGCAAAGCAAAAACTTGGGGAGAAGAAGTACAGCGTAATCTCAAACAATTGCGAGAGTTTTGTGAACTGGGCCATCACGGATCAAGCTGTTAGCAAGCAAATTCAGGAGGGTTTATTGGGTACAGCGGCAGGTTTTGTGGCAGGTGCAGCTCGTGGCTATTTCAAGGAGGGTGGAAACTGGTCGACCGCCGTCAAGGAAGGTACCACCGGAGCCTCGAATGCATTCTCACGCTACAGGGAAAACAGAAACTAGccagtgactataattatgttatgtactTTATGTTTGTGTTTTAAAAACACTGTAACGTCATGTTCATTATTTTTAGAGTGTCAGTATGATACAAAAATTGTAAAGCGAAATGTTTAAGCAAAGATGTAGTATTAATGACTGATTAatttgttttctttttccttc is a window of Halichondria panicea chromosome 13, odHalPani1.1, whole genome shotgun sequence DNA encoding:
- the LOC135346319 gene encoding DNA damage-binding protein 1-like isoform X1, producing MSCNYIVTAYKPTAVTEAVVGNFTSPTDLNLIQAKGNSLVVNLVTPEGLKPVVEVSIYGRISLMQLMRPKEEPQDMLVLMTARYHLIVISYDKASGEIITRAHGDIKDRVARPTEGRQNGIVDPECRVIALHLYAGLLKVVPLQLDSGDQLTAFNIRLDNLYAIDVQFLPGFKQPTIAYLAEEPDGRVLKTFTISIKDKDRENSSWKKFTVESQASLIKPLPLPVGGALVVGAETIAYYNKEVQYTIDTPIIKELMVSCLHLVDNTRCLIGDSRGRLLMLFVECEGGRGVEDVERVKGLKLELLGEVVSPSTLAYLDNGVVFVGSTFGDPQLVKLLADADESGGYLQVLESASNIGPIVDMCVVDMDKQGQDVVVTCSGYGKDGSLRVIRSGIGINELASIDLSGVKGVWSIHTGMSDDWTHNCLVVSFVGQTTFLSLSGEEVEEAELEGLAADQQTYHCANVGGKRILQVTSQCVRLVNEESLSCVCQWEPPSGKNISTASSNAEQVVIAVGKKLFYLEITNDAIKQITEAVMEYEVACVDVTPLGDERKSSIATIGLWTDISVRVLTLPSLETIYTEPIPGDIIPRSILMVVFGGIAYLLCALGDGTLLYYQLEPTTGRLFSSKKVVLGTKPVTLKTFKSSDSHVTNVFACSNHPTIIYSNNQKLLFSNVNLKEVNYLCSLSSEAFQDCLAVVDDTTLTIGSVDDIQMLHIQSIPLGESPRRIAYQESSGTFLVASSRIDTTNSDNPGRFQPSRESVSTSLGNLTVGVAPDGLAAPLPDISGEVEVFSLILYDQNSFEAIHGYQLCPMEHALSITSCPLGAGDSQQVYYIVGTAFVNHMEREPTQGRVLVLEVTEGRILRLIHEQLRDGAVYQVVSFGGQLVISVNSLVSVASWSEDSLTLSEEAKYTNNILSLFVKTKGDFILVGDLMRSLKLLRFTVDGVKSSLTEIALDVNMNPSFLSAIEMLDDENYIGADGRHIFTCQKNTEAAVEQDMLYMSQPSRIYIGDNVNVFGRGSLVMEHPGSGPSPIQGKPLLFGTVHGAIGLIGHLTRDTFSLLSKLQDNMAKVVTSVGSIEHSVYRSFANDHKTKVAEGFIDGDLVERFLDLSQAQMNDIVAGIKRMCLRTEEESSMHVMVSCLIYITYRQEFINERVSNVGILCISMRRVT